The Streptomyces fungicidicus nucleotide sequence TGATGCGCTCCGGGCGGCCCGGCCCGGTCCTGATCGACCTGCCGGTCGACGTCCAGCTGACGGAGATCGAGTTCGACCCCGCCACCTACGCGCCCCTCCCGGTCTACAAGCCCGCCGCGTCCCGCGCCCAGATCGAGAAGGCCGTCGCCATGCTGAACGCCGCCGCACGCCCGCTGATCGTGGCGGGCGGCGGTGTCATCAACGCGGACGCTTCCGAACTGCTCGTCCGGTTCGCCGAGTTGACCGGCACTCCGGTGGTGCCGACCCTGATGGGCTGGGGTGTCGTCCCCGACGACCACGAGCTCAACGCCGGCATGGTCGGCCTGCAGACCTCGCACCGCTACGGCAACGCCACCTTCCTGGAGTCCGACTTCGTCCTCGGCATCGGCAACCGCTGGGCCAACCGCCACACCGGAAGGCTCGACGTCTACACGGCCGGACGCACCTTCGTCCACGTCGACGTCGAACCCACCCAGATCGGCAGGATCTTCGCCCCCGACTACGGCATCGCGTCCGACGCGCGCGCCGCTCTGGAGCTGTTCGTCGAGGTGGCGGCGGAGCTGAAGGCCGGGGGCCGGCTGCCCGACCGCTCCGCCTGGGCGGCCGCCGCGCAGGAGAGACGCGCCACGCTGCAGCGCCGTACGCACTTCGACGACGTCCCGATCAAACCGCAGCGGGTCTACGAGGAGATGAACAAGGTCTTCGGCCCCGAGACCCGGTACGTCTCCGCCATCGGCCTCTCACAGATCGCCGGCGCCCAGCTGCTGCACGTCTACCGCCCGCGCCACTGGATCAACTGCGGCCAGGCGGGCCCGCTCGGCTGGACCGTGCCCGCCGCGCTCGGGGTGGCCAGGGCCGACCCGGAGGCGCAGGTCGTCGCGCTGTCCGGCGACTACGACTTCCAGTTCATGATCGAGGAGCTGGCCGTCGGGGCGCAGCACAGGATCCCGTACATCCATGTGCTGGTGAACAACGCCTACTTGGGCCTGATCCGGCAGGCGCAGCGGGCTTTCGACATCGACTTCCAGGTCAGGCTGGAGTTCGAGAACGTCAACTCCCCGGAGCTGGGCGTCTACGGCGTGGACCACGTCAAGGTCGCCGAGGGCCTGGGCTGCAAGGCGATCCGGGTGACCGAACCCGGCGACCTCGGCGCGGCGCTGGAGCGTGCCGGGAAGCTCGCAGCCGAGTTCCGGGTGCCGGTCGTGGTCGAGGTGATCCTGGAGCGCGTCACCGACATCGCGATGTCGGTGACCAACGACATCGGCGACGTCGTCGAGTTCGGGGAGCTCGCGACCGAGCCGGGACACGCGCCCACGTCGATCAGGACGCTGAAGACCTGACCCGCGCCACCCGGCCGGCGTGTTCGGCCGGGGTGCTCAGTCCGGACCGCCGCCCGCGCCGCAGCCGGTACCGCTGCCGCAGGCGTGGGAGCCGCCGCCCCCGTAGGCGCCGCCGCGCGACGAGGAGCGGAGCAGGCCCTTGTCCCGCAGGCTCACCCGGTCGGTCAGCCCCGCCCGGAGGGCGAAGCGCGGCACCACGACGCGCAGCGCCGCCTCGCCGTGCAGGGCGACGGCGAGCAGCCGCTGGTGGTCGGGCAGTTCACGCCGGCTCGCGGGCAGCGGATACGCCTTCCGCAGGGTCTTCAGCCGCCGCCGGGCGGCCCTGGTCGGCCGGAGCAGCGGATACCGCAGCATCCCCGCCTCCGCCAGGCCCACCCGCACCTCGGCCACCGCCCAGCGGACGACCGGGTCCCGGACCAGCTCCGCCGCCTCGGACGGCTCTCGCAGACAGTGGTAGACCGCGCTCTCCAGGTACGCCGCCCGCACCTCGCTCGTGACGGCGTCCGCAGGCCCCGCCGTGTCCCCGTCCGGCGGCTCCAGCCCGACCCCCGGCGGCGGGAGCGGGGGCAGGGCCCGGCCCGCCTCCCCGTCGACCGCCCGCAGCGTGCCCGGCGCGCCGGCCTCCACCGCGCCGCGCAGGTGCAGGGCGACCAGGGCCACCGTGACCGCGGCGCGCGGGCCACCGGCCAGCAGTGCTGTCTCGTGCGGCGTCCCCCCGACGCCCGCGGTGTCGGTCATGACACGGCACCCCCTCGTCAGGGGCCCGCCGCCCCCGTGCCGGCGGGTCCCGTGTGTGAGGAGTGTGCCCGCCCGCGCGGCCGGTCCAAGCCTTTCCGGCCGCCTTCAGAGGTTCATTTGAGGATCGCGTAGCCGGTGTACGGCCGATGCTGTAGGGACGCGCTCAGGCGGTGTGGTGCTCCGACAGTCCCGGCCAGTCGTCGGGGCCCCCGCCCTGCCACTCGATCAGGTCGGTCCCCTCGACGTCGGTGACGTACAGGTCGGCCAGCCGCAGGATCTCGGCCACGTCGTCGGCGTGCGTGGCGATGCCCAGTGTGTCGTCGTCGGAGGTGACCCGCCGCGAGCCGTCCAGGGCCGGGGAGTGCACCACGATGTGCGGATGCTCCGTGGGAGGTGCCATGCCCCCAGGCTGCTGCGCGCCGGACGGATCCGCACCCCGGAGGTCGGGAGGGGCGGGGGCCGTCAGACCCGCGCGCCGGACAGCCGCTCGACCGCGCGCAGCAGGGCGGAGTGGTCCAGACCGCCGTCGCCCTGGGCGCGCAGGCTCGCGACCAGCTGGGCGACCACGGCTCCGACGGGCAGGGCCGCGCCGACGGCGCGGGCGGCGTCGGTGACGATGCCCATGTCCTTGTGGTGCAGGTCGACGCGGAAACCCGGCCGGAAGTCCCGGTTCAGGAAGTTGTCCTTCTTGCGGGTCAGCACGGTCGAGCCGGCGAGACCGCCGTTCAGGACGTCGAGCGCCGCCGTCAGGTCCACGCCTGACCTCTCGAGGAAGACCACGGCCTCCGCGCACGCCTGGATGTTGACGGCGACGATCAGCTGGTTGGCGGCCTTCACGGTCTGCCCCGCACCGTGCGGGCCGCACCGCACCACGGTCCTGCCCAGCGTCCCGAAGACCGGCCGGGCCTCGTCGAAGTCCGCCTGCTCACCGCCGACCATGATGGACAGCACCGCCTCGACCGCGCCCGCCTCGCCGCCGGACACCGGGGCGTCCAGCACCCGGACGCCCTTCTCCTTCGCGGCGGCGGCCAGGTCGACGGAGGTCCGCGGGGTGATCGAGGACATGTCGATCAGCAGGGCCCCGGGGCGGGCGTTCTCCAGGACGCCGTCGGGGCCGTACGCGACGGCCTCGACCTGCGGGGACGCCGGGACCATCGTGATGATCACGTCCGCGTCCCGCACCGCCTCGGCGACCGAGCCGGCCGCGGTGCCCCCGGCGGCGGTCAGCCGGTCCAGCTTCTCGGGCTCCAGGGTGTGGCCGGTGACGTGGTAGCCCGCCTTGATCAGGTTCTCGGACATGGGGGAGCCCATGATGCCGAGGCCTATCCAGGCGATCTTGGGAAGGGTGCTCATCCGAGGGTGCCTTTCCGTACGGGGGTGTGATCAGCGGGGCAGCCAGCCGAAGGCCTCCGCGCTCGGACGGCCGCCCGGCTTGTACTCCAGGCCGACCCAGCCGTCGTAACCGGCCCCGCGCAGCCGGCCGAGCAGTGCCTCCAGCGGGAGCGAGCCGGTGCCGGGGGCGCCGCGGCCGGGGTTGTCGGCGATCTGCACATGACCGGTGATCGCGGCGTACCGGTCGATCACCGCGGGCAGGTCCTCGCCGTTCACCGCCAGGTGGTACAGGTCCATCAGGAAACGGGCGTTGTCCAGACCCGTGGCCGCGTTGACCTTGTCGACGACACCGACGGCGGCCGGCGCCGACACCAGCGGGTACCGGGGCGACTCGGGCCCGTTCAGCGCCTCGACGAGCAGGACCGCGCCGATCCGGTCGGCGGCACGGGCCGCGAGGACGAGGTTCTCCAGCGCGAGCGCGTCCTGCTCGGCCGGGTCCACGCCGTCGACGCGGTTGCCGTACAGCGCGTTGAGGGCCGTACAGCCGAGCGCCCCGGCGAAGCCGGCGGCCACCTCGACGTTGGCGCGGAACCGCTCCGACTCCTCGCCGGGCAGGGACAGCGCGCCCCGGTCGGGGCCGGGCAGTCGGCCGGCGTAGAAGTTGAGTCCCGTGAGCCGTACGCCCGCGTCCTGGACCGCTTCCCCCAGGGCGTCCAGCTCGGACTGCCGGGGGGTGGGGGAGTCGGCCCAGGGCCACCACAGCTCGACCGCCTCGAAGCCGGCCGCCGCGGCCGCCGCGGGGCGTGCCGGCAGCGGGAGTTCCGTGAAGAGGATCGACAGGTTGACGTCGAAGCGGTGGTCTCCGGCTGTGCTCCACACGGAACCGGACATCGGGGCCGCACCCCTTCCTTGTTTCCGTTATGCGGAATACAGTTTCTGTTGAATGGAAGTAAGGGAAGCGTGCCGCCGGGTGCCAGGGGTGTCAAGAGGGCGCGGTCGGGCCGGAGCGGGAGGCCGCGCTCCGGGGCCGGCGTCCCGGCGGAGTCCGTTAAGGTCGTCCCGTAGTGACGCTCCCGGCCGCGCGGCCGGGAGAACGGGCAGATCAGAGCCGGTTTCGTGGGGGCGCAGTGCGATTGAGAGTGGAGTTCACGACCGAGCCCTTCGACCTCGACGAGGCGCCCGCGCACGCGGTCGTCGCGCGGGAGGTCCTCGAGGCCGCCGTGCTGGACGCGGTGGACGTCGGACCGTTCGGCAACACCGCCGAGGGCGGCGCCGACGAGGTGCTCGGCGCCGTGGACGCGCTGCTGCGCAGGGCGCTTACGGCCGGCGCCACCCGGGTCTCGCTCCAGGTCAACGTCGTCGAGGAGGACGGCCGGTGAGCGGCGCCGGCGGCGAGGCCTTCATCGCCGCGGTGAAGCCGCTGGTCGACGCCATGGGCGGCGAGATGCTCCCGCCGGACGAGGCGGGCGCCGACGACGTGGTGCTCTCCTGGCAGGGCGCCGGCGTGGTCGCCGTACGCCTGCCGCAGCTCGCGGACTCCCTGGACCACATCCTCGCCGCCCTGGAGCGCGGGCAGGGCAGGCCGCTCGCGGAGCTGGACCGCAGGACCAAGCAGGAGATCGTGCGCGGTCTGGAGGCGCGGGGCGCCTTCGCCGTGCGGCACGGCGTGGAGACCGTGGCGAGCGCGCTCGGCGTCAGCCGCTTCACCGTCTACAACTACCTCAACCGCGAGAAGGGCTCCTGACCGTCCGGGGCGGCGGGCGCGCTCCACCGTTTGTCACACGGAATTTTCAACAAACTGTTGACGTGCCGTGCGTGGCGGCGTTCACTGTCGGCACGCCCGTTCAGCACGAAGGCCGTTCGCGGCCGCGGAGGCTTTCCGTGACGTCGACTTCCCCGTCCCCGGGCCTGGCCCGCTTCAATGCCCTGGAGGAGCAGGCGGCGCTCGCCGCGCTCCACGAGGTGTGCGCCTGTGGGGCGTGGGCCCGGCGACTGCTCGCCGCCCGCCCGTACGCCACCGCGGACGACCTGTACGCCGCCAGTGACGCCGCCACGGCCGGTCTGGACGCGGCGGATCTGCGGGAGGCGATGGCCGGTCACCCGCCGATCGGCCGGCCCCGTCCCGGGGACCCGGCCTCCGCCCGGGAGCAGCGCGGCATGGCCGGCGCCCCCGAGGCGCTCAGGGCCGAGATGCTCGAACTGAACCTGGCCTACCAGGAGAGGTTCGGGCACGTCTTCCTCATCTGCGCCACCGGCCGGACCGGCGAGCAGATGCGCGACGCCGTGCGGGAACGCCTCGGCAACCCGCCGGAGCGGGAACACGGGATCGTCCGCACCGAACTGGGGAAGATCAACCGCATCCGGCTGGCCCGCCTCGTCGACGCCCCAGAGGACTGACGCACATGAGCACCGACACCACCGCCTCCGTGTCCACGCACATCCTGGACACCAGCGCCGGCCGCCCCGCCGCCGGCGTCGCCGTCGCCCTCGCCGCCCGCCCGGGCCGGGAGGCCGCGTGGCAGCCCCTCGGCGGTTCCGCGACCGACGCGGACGGGCGGTGCAGGGACCTGCCGGCGCTGCCGGAGGGGACGACCCAGGTACGGCTCGACTTCGCCGTCGAGGCGTACTTCGACACATCCGCGAGGAAGCAGGCCGAGGCGGAGCAGGACGCCCCCGCGAACCGGGACGGCGGCGCCGGAGTGTTCTTCCCCGAGGTGACGGTCACGTTCGCCGTCGTACCGGGCGAGCACTACCACGTACCGCTGCTGCTCAACCCGTTCGGCTACTCCGTTTACCGAGGGAGCTAGCTCCATGCCGACCACTCTGGGACAGAACCAGTACGGCAAGGCCGAGAACCGAGTCGTCAGGATCACGCGGGACGGCGCCACCCACCACATCAAGGACCTGAACGTCTCCGTCGCCCTCTCCGGCGACATGGAGGAGGTCCACTACTCCGGCTCCAACGCCAGCGTCCTGCCGACCGACACCACCAAGAACACGGTGTACGCGTTCGCCAAGGAGCACGGCATCGAGTCCGCCGAGCAGTTCGGCATCCACCTCGCCCGCCACTTCGTCACCTCGCAGGAGCCCATCCGCCGGGCGCGCATCCGCATCGAGGAGTACGCCTGGGAGCGGATCGGCACCCCCGGCGAGGGTGAGCACTCCTTCGTGCGCAAGGGCCAGGAGACCCGGCTCGCCCAGATCACCTTCGACGGGGAGGAGTGGGAGGTCGTCTCCGGTCTGAAGGACCTGACGGTGATGAACTCCACCGACTCCGAGTTCCGGGGCTTCGTCAAGGACGGCTACACGACGCTCCAGGAGACCCGCGACCGCGTCCTCGCCACCTCGGTCTCCGGCCGCTGGCGGTTCAACTGGACGGGCGACGGGCAGCGGACGCCCGACTGGGACACGTCGTACGAGGAGATCAGGAAACACTTGCTCCAGGCCTTCGCCGAGACCTACTCCCGCTCGCTCCAGCAGACCATGTACCACATGGGCGCGCGGATCATCGACCACCGCGACGAGATAGACGAGGTCCGCTTCTCCCTCCCGAACAGCCACCACTTCCTGGTGGACCTCGAACCCTTCGGCCTGAAGAACGACACCGCCGACGGAGCGGTGTACTTCGCCTCCGACCGCCCCTACGGCCTGATCGAGGCCACGATCCTGCGGGACGGCTGCGAGGCGCGGATACCGGTGGACCTCACCAACCTCTGACCGCACCGCATCTGAAGGACGGACCATGGCAGCAGCCCGGCGCATCGTCATCGAGAACTGCGCGGTCGCGACCGTCGACGCGCACGACACCGAGTACGCCTCGGGGCATGTCGTCCTCGCCGGCGACCGCATCGAGTCGCTCGGCGCCGGCACCGCCCCCGAGGGCCTGGAGAACGTCGTACGCCGGATCGACGCCACCGGTCATCTGGTGACCCCCGGCCTGGTCAACACCCACCACCACTTCTACCAGTGGATCACCCGGGGCCTGGCCACCGACCACAACCTCTTCGACTGGCTCGTCGCCCTCTACCCCACCTGGGCGCGGATCGACGAGCCGATGGTGCGCGCGGCGGCCGAGGGCTCCCTCGCGATGATGGCCCGCGGCGGCGTCACCACCGCGATGGACCACCACTACGTCTTCCCGCGCGGCACCGGCGACCTGTCCGGCGCCATCATCGGCGCCGCCCGTGACATGGGAGTGCGCTTCACCCTCGCCCGCGGTTCCATGGACCGCGGCGAGAAGGACGGCGGACTGCCCCCGGACTTCGCCGTGGAGTCCCTGGACGACGCGCTCGCCGCCACCGAGGAGACGGTGCGCCGGCACCACGACGCCTCCTTCGGCGCCATGACCCGGGTCGCCGTCGCCCCCTGCTCCCCCTTCTCCGTCTCCACGGAACTCATGCGGCAGGGAGCGGAGACGGCCCGGCGCCTCGGGGTGCGCCTGCACACCCACGGCTCGGAGACCGTGGAGGAGGAGAAGTTCTGCCACGAGCTGTTCGGCATGGGCCCGACCGACTACTTCGAGTCCACCGGCTGGCTCGGCGAGGACGTGTGGATGGCGCACTGCGTCCACATGAACGACTCCGACATCGCGGCCTTCGCCCGTACCGGAACGGGTGTCGCGCACTGCCCGTCCTCCAACGCCCGCCTCGCGGCCGGCATCGCCCGCGTCCCCGACATGCTCGCCGCCGGCGTCCCGGTCGGCCTCGGGGTCGACGGCACGGCGTCCAACGAGTCCGGCGAACTGCACACCGAACTGCGCAACGCCCTGCTGGTCAACCGCCTCGGCGCGCACCGGGAGGCCGCCCTGAACACCCGGCAGGCGCTGCGGCTCGGCACGTACGGCGGAGCGCGGGTGCTGGGCCGGGCGGACGAGATCGGCTCCCTGGAACCGGGCAAGCTCGCCGACCTGGTGCTCTGGCGGATGGACACCCTCGCCCACGCCTCCATCGCCGACCCGGTGGCCGCGCTGGTCCTCGGCGCGGCGGCCCCGGTCACCGCGTCCTTCGTGAACGGCCGGCAGATCGTGGAGGACGGCCGGCTGCTCACCGCCGACGAGGACGCCATCGCCCGCTCGACCCGCGCGGAGGCCCGGCGGCTGGCCCGGATCGCCGGGCGGGACTGAGTCCCCGGACGCCACCGGCCGGGAGGGACGGCTCCCGGCCGGTGACCGCCGGTCAGGCCGAGCGGGCGGCCGCCACTTCCTCCCGCAGCCGGGGCAGCATGTCGTGGTACACGCCCGGACAGAGGGTCTCGCCGTAGTCCTTGTGGCCGTAGATCTGCGCTGAGGGGATGCCGTACCGCACGCAGGTGTAGGCGCACAGGGTCACCAGGACGTCCCACTGGGCGTCCGGCGGCCGCGCGCCCGCGTGGTACGCGCCCTCGCAGGCGATGCCGACGGCCTGGGTGTTCTGCCCGGAGGTGTGGGAGCCCAGCACGAAGTTCCGGCCTCCGGTGAGCGCCTGCAGGCTGCCGTGCCGCCCCTCGGTGATCCAGCCGCCCCGGCTGACCAGGAAGTGGTAGCCGGTGTCGACCCAGCCGTTCTTGTCCAGGTGCAGGTCCTGCACCCAGTGGGCGTGCGCGTGGGCCTGGGCGCGGGAGTAGTCGGTGGAGTTGGTGCTCACCGTGTGGTGGACGATGATCCTGCTCGGCCGGTACTGGAGGAGGCTGATGGTCCCCTGGGGGGAGCGGGCGCCCCAGGCCGAGGTGGAGTCGATGTCCGGCTCGACGGCGTCGGCGCCGGCGCCGCTCGCGCGGGCGCTGCCCGGCAGGGCGGTGGCGGCGGCCAGTCCGGCCGCGCCGGCGAGCAGCAGGCGGCGCCGCAGGGTGTTCTCGGGATGCACGATCACTCCTCGGGGACGGAGGGGGTGGGGGGAGGCGGTGGAGCCGGCGGGTCGGCCGCCGGCTCCACCGCGTGATCGCGTACGTGCCTACGCCGTCACGTGTTGTTGGCGAGCGCCAGCAGCCGGTCGCGGGAGCCGTTGAACTGGTTGCGGTCCACGTTGCCGGCGACACCGCTGACCGAACCGGTGCTGGTGTACTGCCACACGGTCCAGGTGGGGAAACCGCTCGGGATGGTCGGCGACGCGGCGGAGGTCCAGTGCGCCACCCACAGCGGGCTCTTGCTGTACATGCCGGTCCAGTTGCCGGTGCAGGTGTTCCACCAGCCCGCGGTCGTGTAGATCACCGTGTCCCGGCCGGTGCGCGACTTGTAGGTGTTGTAGAAGTCGGTGATCCAGGTGCGCATCTGGGTGGTGGACAGGCCGTAGCACATTGCGCCGTACGGGTTGTGCTCGATGTCCAGGACGCCGGGCAGGGTGAGGTTGTCGCGGGACCAGCCGCCGCCGTTGTTGACGAAGTAGTTCGCCTGGGTGGCGCCGCTGGAGACGTTGGGGCGCGCGAAGTGGTACGCGCCGCGGATCACCCCCGCGTTGTACGCGGCGGGGTAGTTGCTGTTGAACCGGTCGTCCTTGTAGCTGTTGCCCTCGGTCGCCTTGATCCAGGCGAACTGGATGCCCGAGTTGCGCACCGAGCCCCAGTTGATGGCGCCCTGCCAGTGCGAGACGTCGATGCCCTGGACGCCGCCGGTCGGGGCCAGGGCCCCCAGCGACGGCGCCTGGGCCGGGGCGCTCCCGTGGACGCGGGCGCCCACGCCCATGTAGGCCTCGCCGGGCTGGACGTGGACCCGGTCCCGGTCGGGCCCGGGAGCGGCGTTCGCGCCGCCCGCGGTGGTGGCCGTCAGCGCGAGGGCGGCGCCGAGGACGCCGAGCGCCGTGGCCATCCGTCTGCGGGGACCGGCCAGGGTACGGGGGAGAGAGAACATGGGGCTGCCTCCTGGACACACGTGGGGATGAGCGAAGGAGGTGACGTCGGCCGCTGCCACCTGGCAGTTCCGTGCTTTTGACGTGCGCGCGTCATTAGTTACTCACGGGGAATCTACGCGTGTAAAGAGCCGTCGGTTCTCTCTGTGGTCTGGTCCTCTGCCGGAGCGGATGGCCTGGACACTTGGCTCCCGGCGGCGAAAACTTTCAACGCTGAAAGCTGGGCTAGAGCCCGAACAGGTCCGGCTTGACCGCCAGTTCGCGGAAAATGTCCTGCGGGTCCGGCACCAGCTTGCGCTTCGTCAGGTCCAGCAGCCCGCCGACCGCGGTGATCTCGGCGGCGACGGTGCCGTCGGCCCTGGTGATCGTCTGCTCGATGGTGAAGACCTTGCCGCCGCTCCAGGCGAAGACGCAGCTCACATCGGCCTCGTCACCGGCGAGCAGTTCCCGCTTGTAGCGGATGGTGGTCTCCAGCGCGACCGGTCCCACGCCCTGGGAGATGAGCCCGGACTGGGTGATCCCCGCCTCCTGGAGCAGCGACCAGCGCGCGTGCTCCGCGTAGTTGAGGTACACGGCCTGGTTGAGGTGGCCCTGTACGTCGGTCTCGTATCCGCGCACGGTCACACGGACGGAAAACGGCTCGCTCACTGCGTCTGTCCCCTTCACGCCTGCTCGGTTCGGTGCATCGTCCACCGATCTTGGCACGCGCCTCACACCCGGCGCGGCGAGGCCAGCAGATAGCGCGCCCGCGTCCTCGGCTCCGTGTACGCGCCGACCTGCCAGCCGGCCCCCTCCAGGGTGGCCGCACAGGCCCGCAGCGACTCGCCGTCCGGTGCGTACACGGCGACCGCCTCCGGCTGCGGGGTCTCCCGCACGCGGTAACCGCCCTCACCGTCGGTGGCCGGGCGGTGTCCGGCGGCCTCCAGGGCGAGCGCGGCGGCCTGCACCAGATGCGAACGCTCCCAGCCGCAGGGCCGGTCCGTCGCCCCGTCGGGATTGGTCATCCGGCGCAGCTCCAGCATGCCCTGCCAGGCGCCGCGCACCTCTCGGAGCCGGGCGGGGCCCGACTCCGGCGCGGGGTGTTCGCCGCCGACGCGCGCGGCGAACACGCTGGTCGCGGCGGGTGCCGTCACCGGCTCGGGCGCCGCCTCCGCCTCCGCCTCACGCGCCCGGTGTCCCGCCGGGGTCAGGAAGTGGTCGTGCGGCGGCCTGGGGTGCCGGAAGGCGAGCCCGCGCTTCACCAGCGCGGCGAGCTGTGCCGGCGTACCCCGCAGCCGCCCGGTGCCGGGATCGGCGGCGTCGACGATGCGGCGCTGCGCGGCGGTGAGCGGTCGGGTCATCGTCGTCCGGAGGCGTACGGGAGGAAGGCGGTCCACTGGTGGGGGGCGAAGGTCAGGCGGGGGCCCCGTATGTGCTTCGAGTCGCGGACGTGGATGGTTCCGGGGGTGAGGGCGACCTCGACGCACTCGGGGCCGTCGTTCGTGCTGTAGCTGCTCTTGTGCCATACCAACTCGGTGCTGTCACCGTTCAAGGGCGTCAGACTCATGTCTCTCCCAGCAGTTTCTCGATGTAGGCCAGTGACTTTCGAGGCGTGAGGGCCTGGGCCCGGATGATCCCATAGCGCAGTTCGAGGATCTGGATCTCCCTGCGGTCCGAGGTCAATCGGCTGACGAGCTGGATGTCGCTGTGCCCCACAGTGGCGCCGTCCTTGAGCCGCAGCAGGTGGAAAGGGCCATCGAGCCCGCTGTTGTCCTCGGAATCCAGCGGCAGTGAGGCTTTTCCATCATCGGCCTGAGCTGGCCAAATGCAGGGTGAGGACGGCTTGGATGAGGCTGGTGATCCGGGTGGTCGAGCATCGGATCTTGCGAAGGAGACGCCAGGACTTGAGGGTGGCCATGGCCTGCTCGACGAGTGCGCGGATCTTCGCGTGGGACCGGTTCACCGCCTGCTGACCGGTGGACAGGGTCTCCCACCGCCCCCAGCACGGGGTGCGGACCGTACCGCCGGCACCCCGGCTTCGGCCGGCTGCTGTGGGCCTCACCGGTCTTGCCCGGAGCTGTCCACGACGTTCGCGCGGCTCGCGAACCATGGCATCGTCGACGCCCTCGCCGAGGCTGGCATCGCATGCTGGGCCGACAAGGGCTAGGATCGGCGAGGACCTGCACGTTCATCCCGTGCCTCTTGTGCTTCCCCGAGTAGTAGGGCCGGTCCGCGGCGATCCGGTCGATCGGCAGCAGGGTCCCGTCCAGCAGCACGAACGCCTTCGACGACGCCGTCCGGACTGCCTCCGCAAGAGTCGGCGCGAGAGCGGCCAGGATCTCGACGGCCTCGGTGATGTACCGGTACGCGGTCGTGGTCCCGATGCCGAACCCGGCCGCGAGCTGGGCATACGGGTGGCCGTTGCGGAGGTGGGCGAGGGTGAGCAGGGCCTGACGGCCGGCACTCAGGCGCCGCCATCGGGTACCGAGCTCCTGGCGGCGCCGGCGGAGTTTGGCGGACAGGAAGCGCAGGGCAGAACTGGACACGTCGACGCCCGACGGGTAGACAAGCACACGAAGCCTCTGGTGGAGCCGGATTTCTTGGTCGAAAACCCATCTACCAGGGGCTTCACCTGTCTGTCACCCCAACTGCCCCTCCAGCCGGACAGGTTGGAAAGAGCTCAGTACCTGGATGTCGACGTTCCGCATCTGGCCGACCTCCAACAGCCGTTCGAGCTGGCGCCGCAGGACCATCTTGCCCCCAGCCGGCCGTCGCAGCGCAGCCTCACCATGCACAACTCGTTCACAACTGCTCCACTGCGGATG carries:
- a CDS encoding 8-oxoguanine deaminase, with the translated sequence MAAARRIVIENCAVATVDAHDTEYASGHVVLAGDRIESLGAGTAPEGLENVVRRIDATGHLVTPGLVNTHHHFYQWITRGLATDHNLFDWLVALYPTWARIDEPMVRAAAEGSLAMMARGGVTTAMDHHYVFPRGTGDLSGAIIGAARDMGVRFTLARGSMDRGEKDGGLPPDFAVESLDDALAATEETVRRHHDASFGAMTRVAVAPCSPFSVSTELMRQGAETARRLGVRLHTHGSETVEEEKFCHELFGMGPTDYFESTGWLGEDVWMAHCVHMNDSDIAAFARTGTGVAHCPSSNARLAAGIARVPDMLAAGVPVGLGVDGTASNESGELHTELRNALLVNRLGAHREAALNTRQALRLGTYGGARVLGRADEIGSLEPGKLADLVLWRMDTLAHASIADPVAALVLGAAAPVTASFVNGRQIVEDGRLLTADEDAIARSTRAEARRLARIAGRD
- a CDS encoding peptidoglycan recognition protein family protein, with protein sequence MHPENTLRRRLLLAGAAGLAAATALPGSARASGAGADAVEPDIDSTSAWGARSPQGTISLLQYRPSRIIVHHTVSTNSTDYSRAQAHAHAHWVQDLHLDKNGWVDTGYHFLVSRGGWITEGRHGSLQALTGGRNFVLGSHTSGQNTQAVGIACEGAYHAGARPPDAQWDVLVTLCAYTCVRYGIPSAQIYGHKDYGETLCPGVYHDMLPRLREEVAAARSA
- a CDS encoding lysozyme; this encodes MFSLPRTLAGPRRRMATALGVLGAALALTATTAGGANAAPGPDRDRVHVQPGEAYMGVGARVHGSAPAQAPSLGALAPTGGVQGIDVSHWQGAINWGSVRNSGIQFAWIKATEGNSYKDDRFNSNYPAAYNAGVIRGAYHFARPNVSSGATQANYFVNNGGGWSRDNLTLPGVLDIEHNPYGAMCYGLSTTQMRTWITDFYNTYKSRTGRDTVIYTTAGWWNTCTGNWTGMYSKSPLWVAHWTSAASPTIPSGFPTWTVWQYTSTGSVSGVAGNVDRNQFNGSRDRLLALANNT
- a CDS encoding acyl-CoA thioesterase codes for the protein MSEPFSVRVTVRGYETDVQGHLNQAVYLNYAEHARWSLLQEAGITQSGLISQGVGPVALETTIRYKRELLAGDEADVSCVFAWSGGKVFTIEQTITRADGTVAAEITAVGGLLDLTKRKLVPDPQDIFRELAVKPDLFGL
- a CDS encoding DUF397 domain-containing protein, encoding MSLTPLNGDSTELVWHKSSYSTNDGPECVEVALTPGTIHVRDSKHIRGPRLTFAPHQWTAFLPYASGRR